One genomic window of Sphingomonas ginsengisoli An et al. 2013 includes the following:
- a CDS encoding PAS domain-containing protein: protein MSKSNKEREGLEELISSIRLSPIASIVTDPNADDNPIIAVNESFERLTGYAEEEIVGRNCRVLAGPDTEAAQSAALSRAIASATPQVVELVNYRRDGSKFLNAVMIAPVFDDAGELAYFVGSQMEAADPKADAFRTTAVERVTSLTAQQQAVLRLMAQGLRNRQIGEELGLTEKTVKIYRSALVRRLGVSSAAEAMRLAIEAGF from the coding sequence TTGAGCAAAAGCAACAAGGAACGAGAGGGACTAGAGGAACTCATTAGCTCTATCCGACTGTCTCCTATCGCTTCGATTGTGACCGATCCGAATGCCGATGATAATCCAATCATCGCTGTCAACGAGAGCTTTGAGCGGCTCACTGGGTATGCAGAGGAGGAGATTGTTGGCCGCAACTGTCGCGTTCTTGCGGGGCCGGATACCGAAGCTGCCCAGTCGGCTGCGCTTAGCCGTGCCATAGCGTCCGCAACACCGCAGGTTGTGGAACTGGTCAATTATCGCAGGGACGGCAGCAAGTTCCTGAACGCGGTCATGATCGCGCCCGTGTTCGATGATGCTGGAGAGCTGGCGTACTTCGTCGGTAGTCAAATGGAGGCTGCCGACCCGAAGGCTGACGCATTCCGAACAACGGCCGTCGAAAGGGTAACGAGCCTGACGGCGCAACAGCAAGCAGTGCTGCGTCTCATGGCTCAAGGTCTTCGCAACCGACAGATCGGAGAGGAACTCGGTCTGACCGAGAAGACCGTCAAGATCTACCGGAGCGCATTGGTCAGGCGCCTGGGCGTGTCCTCCGCTGCCGAGGCCATGCGGCTCGCGATCGAGGCCGGCTTCTGA
- a CDS encoding DsbA family protein, which translates to MGDDNWPTYGPDDADLTVVCFTDYQCPACRFAEPKLAEAIENDGKTRIIYRDWPIFGSRSLEAARTALAATYQGRYLPIHQALMKSAAALTAKEIVAIAQTAGVNATSLREDLVAHGSDISRRIEQTNVDAARLHLPGTPGYLIGGLLLIGAHATAEFSQVIASARNL; encoded by the coding sequence TTGGGTGACGATAACTGGCCGACATACGGCCCCGACGATGCCGACCTGACGGTGGTTTGCTTTACAGACTATCAATGTCCTGCTTGCCGTTTTGCCGAGCCGAAGCTCGCTGAGGCAATCGAGAACGACGGCAAAACCCGGATCATCTACCGTGACTGGCCGATCTTCGGATCGCGCTCGCTCGAAGCCGCTCGAACGGCTCTCGCCGCAACCTACCAAGGCCGATATCTCCCAATTCATCAGGCATTGATGAAATCGGCGGCGGCGCTCACCGCCAAGGAGATAGTAGCAATTGCCCAAACTGCCGGCGTGAACGCGACAAGCCTGAGGGAGGACTTGGTCGCCCACGGTTCAGACATATCTCGCCGGATCGAGCAAACAAATGTCGACGCGGCGCGGCTGCACTTACCTGGCACACCTGGCTATCTGATTGGCGGCCTTTTGCTCATCGGAGCTCACGCGACTGCAGAGTTCTCGCAGGTTATCGCGAGCGCGAGGAACCTCTGA
- a CDS encoding DsrE family protein: MIIRSLLVLFAATLSLKAEAAGSQSTPPVPGFGAITPLPQAAMQPVPALTYRVAFNVSSAAKLPGDPNPGLLRAARYMNLMRSAGVPKSRTKIMVIVSGSATPLVLSEAAFRQKSGVANPNRKLIEELVAAGAEIHVCGQALAGLKLNQNDVSPMVVVDLSAMVTLTTLQLKRWAVVAD; encoded by the coding sequence TTGATCATTCGCTCCCTCCTCGTCCTGTTCGCCGCCACGCTTTCGCTGAAGGCCGAAGCGGCAGGCAGCCAATCCACTCCACCCGTGCCAGGATTCGGAGCCATCACTCCGTTGCCGCAGGCAGCGATGCAACCCGTTCCGGCGTTGACCTATCGGGTGGCCTTCAATGTCTCCAGCGCAGCAAAGTTGCCGGGTGATCCCAACCCCGGACTTCTGCGAGCCGCGCGGTACATGAACCTGATGCGGTCTGCCGGCGTGCCAAAGTCTCGCACGAAAATCATGGTGATCGTCTCAGGCTCGGCGACCCCACTCGTACTCAGTGAAGCAGCCTTCCGCCAAAAATCTGGCGTCGCGAACCCCAATCGAAAATTGATTGAGGAACTCGTTGCTGCCGGGGCCGAGATCCATGTCTGCGGGCAAGCGTTGGCGGGGCTGAAGCTTAATCAGAACGACGTTTCGCCCATGGTTGTGGTCGACCTTTCGGCAATGGTGACGCTGACGACGTTACAGTTGAAGAGATGGGCGGTCGTCGCCGACTGA
- a CDS encoding L,D-transpeptidase family protein, which translates to MSQIAAEAQAFHRYPRARPFWTPAAIDTLLTLLDSSDLDGLSPQTYHVAELRRLSQTTLADPRRDRRAMDVALSVALVRFAADLARDADTGVTYVDPAARPRPVRPTILLLRASESGSVQRYIETLAWMNPIYGQLRKDLAQTADPAQARLLKLNLRRARVLPRGPARYILVNIPSARLEVREGDHVLTSMKVIVGLTHTQTPVMAGMMRYAIRNPSWHIPPDITREKVAPRVLKEGAAYLRAKNYEVLSDFAADAKVLDPAAIDWKAVVQGKREAYVRQKPGPTSGLGKIVFKFPNEMGIYLHDTPGRALFQRNDRLASAGCVRLEDADGLARLVLGRPLDPNVTETDKYVPLPRPVPVYLTYLTAFPISGQIVAQKDIYGKDEPAAPSMGALAS; encoded by the coding sequence ATGTCGCAGATCGCGGCCGAAGCGCAGGCGTTCCATCGCTACCCGCGCGCCCGTCCCTTCTGGACCCCCGCCGCAATCGACACCCTTCTGACGCTGCTCGACAGCAGCGACCTCGATGGCCTTTCACCGCAGACCTACCATGTAGCCGAGCTGCGTCGGCTATCGCAAACTACCCTGGCGGACCCTCGTCGGGATCGCCGAGCGATGGACGTTGCGCTATCTGTCGCGCTTGTTCGCTTCGCCGCCGATCTCGCCCGAGATGCTGATACGGGAGTGACGTACGTCGACCCTGCAGCGCGCCCACGCCCCGTTCGTCCCACGATCTTGCTGCTTCGCGCAAGCGAAAGTGGGTCGGTGCAGCGTTACATCGAGACGCTGGCGTGGATGAACCCCATCTACGGGCAACTGCGCAAAGACTTGGCTCAAACAGCAGATCCTGCTCAAGCTCGCTTGCTGAAACTGAACCTCCGGCGCGCCCGCGTCCTGCCGCGTGGACCGGCGCGATACATCCTGGTCAACATTCCGTCGGCCAGGCTCGAGGTTCGCGAAGGTGACCATGTGCTCACGAGCATGAAGGTGATCGTCGGCCTGACGCACACACAGACGCCGGTCATGGCCGGAATGATGCGCTACGCGATACGTAATCCCTCGTGGCACATCCCGCCCGACATCACCCGCGAGAAGGTGGCACCCCGTGTGCTCAAGGAAGGCGCCGCCTACCTTCGTGCCAAGAATTACGAGGTGCTTTCCGATTTCGCCGCCGATGCCAAGGTGCTCGATCCTGCTGCCATCGACTGGAAGGCCGTCGTGCAGGGTAAACGAGAAGCCTATGTGCGTCAGAAGCCCGGCCCAACGAGCGGTCTCGGCAAGATCGTCTTCAAGTTTCCCAACGAGATGGGGATCTATCTTCACGACACGCCAGGTCGAGCCCTGTTCCAGCGGAACGACCGATTGGCCAGCGCCGGCTGCGTGCGTCTCGAGGATGCCGACGGTCTCGCCCGCCTCGTGCTCGGTCGTCCCTTGGATCCGAATGTTACCGAGACAGACAAGTACGTGCCGCTGCCTCGACCCGTGCCGGTCTACCTCACTTACCTCACCGCCTTTCCGATAAGCGGGCAAATCGTTGCGCAGAAGGACATCTACGGCAAGGATGAGCCGGCGGCGCCTAGCATGGGAGCACTCGCGTCTTGA
- a CDS encoding ATP-binding protein, producing the protein MRSRLFVLLLAGTVLVWSAAAAWINISTRNDVQRVLDNRLIEAAGMVASLARNSASNLQAVPGGGNDPAPVHVSRQLSCQIWTLDGRLVGRSGSAPKVPLSRINDGFSEKVINGEQWRVYSLVEPQAGLRILVGDNLKVRRNLIADVLKGLLVPAVVGIVALAVLLWSAIGQGLSPMRRVTDELSMRAPDEIRPLEVEEPVRELAPLVGAINGLFERLDELRASERHFIASAAHELQTPLAGLKAHAQIALATDDPTLRERSLRSIEASVDRTSRLVEQLLDLAREEARTSETAPGWTSLASVFQSIAEEAQIFLERRQVQLRLDAGAANADIRADEAALTLALRNLIRNAVEHSPQGSDVRVSVARNEGMFAIQVFDEGAGIPPAELSRIRERFVRGSGAKGSGSGLGLSIVELVAAGFGATLTLANRTIGGWKPPCSSNPTRSASGPKVALRHALHLAPQLRSLA; encoded by the coding sequence ATGCGCTCACGCCTCTTCGTTCTTCTCCTGGCGGGAACCGTGCTTGTTTGGTCGGCGGCGGCGGCGTGGATCAACATCAGCACGCGCAACGATGTGCAGAGGGTGTTGGATAACCGTCTCATCGAGGCGGCGGGGATGGTGGCATCACTCGCGCGGAACAGTGCGTCCAATCTCCAAGCTGTTCCTGGCGGGGGCAATGATCCAGCGCCGGTGCATGTCAGTCGTCAGCTCTCGTGCCAAATCTGGACCCTCGATGGCCGCCTTGTCGGACGGTCGGGAAGTGCTCCGAAGGTCCCACTATCGCGGATCAATGACGGTTTTTCGGAGAAAGTGATCAATGGCGAGCAATGGCGCGTCTATTCGCTTGTCGAGCCGCAGGCAGGGTTGCGGATCCTTGTGGGAGACAATCTCAAGGTCCGGCGAAATCTGATCGCCGACGTGCTCAAGGGATTGCTGGTGCCCGCCGTCGTGGGAATCGTGGCCTTGGCGGTCCTCCTGTGGTCCGCAATCGGTCAGGGTCTCTCGCCAATGCGCCGCGTGACTGACGAGTTGTCTATGCGCGCGCCCGACGAAATCAGGCCGCTTGAGGTTGAAGAGCCAGTTCGCGAACTCGCCCCGCTGGTAGGCGCGATCAACGGCCTGTTCGAACGGCTGGACGAATTGCGAGCCAGCGAACGCCACTTCATCGCCAGCGCCGCTCACGAATTGCAGACGCCTTTGGCCGGGTTGAAGGCCCACGCGCAGATTGCCCTTGCTACGGACGACCCAACGCTGCGCGAACGATCACTCCGCAGCATTGAGGCCTCGGTCGACCGCACTTCGCGACTGGTTGAGCAGTTGCTCGACTTGGCGCGGGAAGAAGCACGAACAAGTGAGACTGCGCCAGGCTGGACCTCGCTTGCGAGCGTCTTCCAGTCGATTGCCGAAGAGGCACAGATCTTCCTAGAACGACGCCAGGTGCAGCTAAGGCTGGATGCGGGCGCCGCGAACGCGGACATTCGTGCTGATGAAGCCGCGCTGACCCTCGCGCTACGCAATCTCATCCGCAACGCCGTCGAGCATTCCCCTCAAGGCTCGGACGTGAGGGTCAGCGTCGCCCGGAACGAAGGCATGTTCGCTATTCAGGTCTTTGACGAAGGGGCCGGCATTCCGCCTGCCGAGCTTTCCCGAATTCGGGAGCGATTCGTCCGAGGTAGTGGCGCGAAGGGTTCAGGAAGCGGCCTGGGTCTGTCCATTGTCGAGCTGGTCGCTGCAGGCTTCGGCGCGACGTTGACGCTCGCCAATCGCACGATTGGGGGCTGGAAGCCTCCTTGCAGTTCCAACCCGACGCGTTCCGCGAGCGGGCCTAAGGTTGCCTTAAGGCACGCCCTACATCTGGCTCCGCAATTACGGAGCCTGGCCTGA
- a CDS encoding response regulator, translated as MKVLVVEDDEVLREALETGLMLAGFTVDPVGTIADARAAVVDWTYDAVVLDLTLPDGSGLDLLADWRKSDLAIPVLLLTARNATRDRINGLDGGADDYLGKPFDLDELAARLRALSRRQQGRVSTMLEWRDLQLDPATREVLKAGSPIMLSRREFTILQTLMEQPGRVLSRPQLEERLYGWQDEIESNAIEVHIHNLRGKLGRESIETVRGEGYRVPRR; from the coding sequence ATGAAAGTCTTGGTCGTCGAGGATGACGAAGTGCTCCGCGAAGCCTTGGAGACGGGGCTGATGCTCGCCGGCTTCACGGTCGACCCGGTCGGCACGATCGCTGACGCGCGAGCGGCCGTCGTCGACTGGACATACGATGCCGTCGTCCTCGATCTGACGCTCCCTGATGGCTCCGGGCTGGATCTTCTCGCCGATTGGCGAAAGTCGGATCTCGCAATCCCCGTGCTGCTGTTGACCGCGCGAAATGCGACGCGGGACCGCATCAACGGCCTTGATGGTGGGGCCGACGACTATCTCGGCAAGCCTTTCGATCTCGACGAGCTTGCCGCTCGCCTGCGTGCTCTTTCTCGGCGGCAGCAGGGAAGAGTGTCGACAATGCTCGAATGGCGCGACCTACAACTCGATCCTGCGACCCGGGAAGTACTGAAGGCAGGCTCTCCAATAATGTTGTCCCGCCGGGAATTCACTATTTTGCAAACGCTTATGGAGCAGCCGGGACGAGTGCTGTCCCGACCCCAGCTGGAGGAACGGCTATACGGTTGGCAAGACGAGATTGAGAGCAACGCGATCGAGGTTCACATCCACAATCTGCGCGGCAAGCTTGGCCGTGAATCGATCGAGACGGTGCGCGGCGAGGGTTATCGGGTTCCTCGCAGATGA
- a CDS encoding DsbA family protein produces MKTLLVGAALILAGSMSGMALSGAGIMAAAPSKSTVPPTAEADIEATKRAFLDDAVAPQVKPASYDVTIVEYTDYQCPYCRAAHDALVKLAATDKKVRIIFRDWPIFGPQSQRAARLAIASQWQGKFSAYQDALMKTPRPLTEQSIRAAATKAGVVWTKLEADLKRRQPEIEALLERNDNQAMQLGLEGTPGFIIGDRLYSGGMDFTGLKEAVAQVRKSGGKKGLVPVTPQGI; encoded by the coding sequence ATGAAGACCCTTCTTGTGGGCGCTGCCCTGATCCTTGCAGGTTCAATGTCGGGGATGGCCCTCTCCGGTGCAGGCATCATGGCAGCCGCGCCAAGCAAGTCGACCGTGCCTCCAACAGCAGAAGCAGATATCGAGGCGACTAAACGGGCGTTCCTTGACGACGCGGTGGCTCCTCAGGTGAAGCCAGCCAGCTACGACGTCACCATCGTTGAATACACCGACTATCAGTGCCCTTACTGCCGTGCGGCGCACGATGCCTTGGTCAAGCTCGCTGCCACGGACAAAAAGGTTCGGATCATCTTTCGCGACTGGCCGATCTTCGGCCCTCAATCGCAACGGGCGGCTCGCTTGGCGATTGCCAGCCAGTGGCAAGGGAAATTCTCAGCGTACCAGGATGCTCTCATGAAGACGCCGCGGCCGCTGACGGAGCAGTCGATCAGGGCCGCCGCGACCAAAGCTGGCGTGGTCTGGACCAAGCTCGAGGCGGACCTCAAACGACGCCAACCTGAGATCGAGGCTCTGCTCGAGCGCAACGACAATCAGGCGATGCAGCTCGGTCTTGAAGGTACGCCCGGCTTCATCATCGGCGATCGACTCTACTCAGGGGGGATGGATTTTACCGGGCTCAAGGAGGCCGTGGCGCAAGTGCGAAAGTCAGGTGGCAAGAAAGGTCTAGTTCCGGTCACGCCGCAAGGCATCTGA
- a CDS encoding protein-disulfide reductase DsbD family protein: MRLLLALILLLWPAAAMAREQHIAVSLLTSSDEPQAGGTITFGLRFQPQPGWHGYWTNPGDSGLAPQVVWSASGGLRFGPLRHPAPTILHVAGITSFVHAGSHVLLTSVHVPTSLGTGSSVPASAAISWLACSETLCVPEHATLTVVLTVGTGTPGADATLIRQAQADLPKVVPTPIPFERRGRTLRMPLPAGLHLQGDRTRFFPDRNGYFDASTARVEDGVLHASLSGSLPAAITGVLADGRQAYRVRLTPVVEASSDGKAPAPVPASTSALPPQASQEQGAQPQVSYHDRDDAGRRALLPSSGSLIAPPVGSLAVAVLLALLGGLLLNLMPCVFPILSLKALGLARSDGTSGEARVEAMGYTAGALFGTGALGLLLVVLQRTGMEIGWSFQLQHPATILILFLLSVAITFNLAGIFELPAMSVESKRTPGAFASGALAAFVATPCSGPFMAAALGSAMLLPIGGALLVFLALGLGLSLPFLVIAFVPPVRRLLPRPGPWMATFRRILALPMLATSVALVWLIGRQGGTTAMTLAIGLAAILGTATWWMGRRQTGERPRPWLPLLPAVLSMTLLILASPIRSADFVSAPTPAGSEPFSEARLAELRREGRPVFVDFTADWCLTCKVNEKMAIDRLETRAAFDRAGVITLRGDWTTGAPALTRFLAKNGRNSIPFYLFVRPGQRPELLPQLLTPTMLIERADARALTIH; this comes from the coding sequence ATGCGCCTGCTGCTTGCCCTCATTTTACTCCTCTGGCCGGCCGCTGCGATGGCTCGGGAACAGCATATCGCAGTGTCCCTGCTGACTAGCTCGGACGAGCCCCAGGCGGGGGGCACCATCACCTTCGGACTACGCTTTCAACCGCAGCCGGGCTGGCACGGCTACTGGACGAACCCGGGAGACAGCGGTCTCGCACCTCAAGTCGTGTGGAGCGCATCCGGAGGGCTACGTTTCGGTCCCCTGCGGCATCCAGCGCCAACGATCCTTCATGTCGCTGGTATCACCAGCTTCGTTCATGCGGGATCGCATGTCCTGCTGACATCAGTGCATGTGCCTACGTCGCTGGGGACAGGTTCGAGCGTTCCGGCGAGCGCGGCGATTAGTTGGCTTGCCTGTTCCGAGACACTTTGTGTGCCCGAGCATGCCACACTCACGGTCGTACTCACTGTCGGTACAGGAACGCCGGGCGCCGACGCGACATTGATCCGTCAAGCGCAGGCCGATCTCCCGAAGGTCGTTCCTACGCCTATCCCGTTCGAACGACGTGGTCGCACCCTGCGCATGCCCCTGCCGGCCGGGCTGCATTTGCAAGGCGATCGAACTCGGTTCTTTCCCGATCGGAATGGGTATTTCGACGCGTCGACCGCACGAGTGGAGGACGGCGTTCTTCACGCAAGCCTTTCAGGCTCGTTGCCGGCGGCGATTACGGGCGTGCTGGCGGACGGTCGGCAGGCCTATCGCGTTCGCCTCACCCCGGTCGTCGAGGCGAGCTCCGACGGGAAAGCACCTGCGCCCGTCCCCGCGTCGACATCGGCACTGCCTCCCCAAGCTTCGCAAGAGCAAGGCGCCCAACCTCAAGTCTCATATCACGATCGTGATGACGCCGGACGGAGAGCGCTTCTCCCGTCTTCGGGCAGCTTAATCGCGCCGCCGGTCGGGTCGCTCGCAGTTGCCGTGCTCCTGGCGCTCTTGGGTGGTCTGTTGCTCAATCTGATGCCCTGCGTGTTTCCTATCCTCAGCCTCAAGGCGCTGGGGCTCGCGCGGTCTGATGGAACGAGCGGGGAAGCACGGGTTGAGGCAATGGGCTACACGGCCGGTGCGCTCTTCGGCACGGGCGCCCTAGGCCTGTTGCTGGTTGTTCTGCAGCGAACAGGCATGGAAATTGGCTGGTCATTCCAGCTGCAGCATCCGGCGACGATCCTGATCCTGTTTCTGCTCTCCGTTGCGATAACCTTCAATCTTGCCGGCATCTTCGAGCTGCCCGCCATGTCCGTCGAAAGCAAACGGACGCCGGGCGCGTTCGCCTCGGGGGCATTGGCGGCCTTCGTAGCAACGCCGTGCAGCGGACCGTTCATGGCGGCAGCATTGGGGTCGGCGATGCTTCTTCCGATCGGAGGCGCGCTGCTAGTCTTCTTGGCTTTAGGTCTTGGTCTCTCACTGCCGTTTCTCGTCATCGCCTTTGTGCCGCCTGTTCGCAGGCTGCTGCCCCGACCGGGGCCATGGATGGCGACCTTCCGGCGCATTCTGGCGCTGCCAATGCTCGCGACGTCCGTGGCCTTGGTGTGGCTGATTGGGCGCCAGGGCGGCACGACGGCCATGACCCTTGCTATCGGACTGGCGGCGATCCTGGGCACGGCCACGTGGTGGATGGGCCGTCGGCAAACCGGAGAGCGGCCACGACCCTGGCTTCCGCTATTGCCCGCCGTCCTGTCCATGACCCTGCTCATTTTGGCTTCACCGATCAGATCCGCAGACTTTGTCAGCGCGCCAACCCCGGCCGGCAGCGAGCCATTCTCCGAAGCGCGCCTCGCTGAGCTGCGGCGGGAGGGGAGGCCAGTCTTCGTCGATTTTACTGCCGATTGGTGCCTCACCTGCAAGGTCAACGAGAAGATGGCCATCGATCGCTTAGAAACTCGAGCGGCGTTTGATCGCGCGGGTGTGATCACTTTGCGTGGCGATTGGACGACTGGCGCCCCCGCTTTGACCCGTTTCCTAGCCAAAAACGGCCGAAACAGCATTCCCTTCTACCTTTTCGTCCGCCCGGGACAAAGGCCTGAACTGCTTCCCCAGCTGCTAACGCCT